The following are encoded together in the Ignavibacteriales bacterium genome:
- the proC gene encoding pyrroline-5-carboxylate reductase — translation MSSKKSAAILGGGNIGLAIANGLITSNLFPAKHIYITRNRVEQLADIKEKDVHVGSDNKYAVKNSEVIILAVQPKQMSDLLNDIKDVVDEKKHLIISVVSGAGIKAIKEQIGKNVTVIRAMPNTAIAIGESMTCLSASTKTDPNLKIAKDIFDSVGKTLIIDEHLMVPATALCACGTAFFLRAIRAASQGGIEIGFHADEAILMAAQTAKGAATLLLENKNHPESEVDKVTTPQGITISGLNQMEHYGFSSAMIRGIVTSAEKAARLYSVD, via the coding sequence ATGAGTTCAAAGAAAAGTGCTGCAATTCTTGGTGGTGGTAATATTGGTTTAGCAATTGCAAACGGATTGATTACTTCAAACCTATTTCCGGCAAAACATATTTATATCACCCGCAATAGAGTTGAACAATTGGCGGACATTAAGGAAAAAGACGTTCATGTTGGCTCTGATAATAAGTATGCAGTAAAAAATTCAGAGGTAATAATTCTGGCAGTTCAGCCGAAACAAATGAGTGATTTACTGAATGACATAAAGGATGTGGTGGATGAAAAAAAGCATCTTATAATATCGGTGGTTTCAGGTGCAGGCATAAAAGCAATTAAAGAACAGATAGGAAAAAATGTGACCGTAATTCGTGCAATGCCGAATACTGCAATTGCGATAGGTGAATCCATGACCTGTCTTTCCGCTTCAACAAAAACAGATCCCAATTTGAAAATTGCAAAAGATATTTTTGATTCAGTGGGAAAAACATTAATTATTGATGAACATTTGATGGTGCCTGCTACTGCATTGTGTGCATGCGGGACAGCATTTTTTCTGCGCGCTATTCGTGCTGCTTCGCAAGGTGGAATTGAAATTGGATTTCACGCTGATGAAGCAATACTAATGGCGGCACAAACTGCAAAGGGTGCGGCAACTCTGCTTTTGGAAAATAAAAATCACCCGGAAAGCGAAGTTGATAAAGTTACCACTCCTCAAGGCATCACTATTTCCGGCTTAAATCAAATGGAACATTACGGTTTTAGTTCTGCAATGATTCGCGGGATAGTTACTTCAGCAGAAAAAGCAGCCCGACTTTACAGCGTTGATTAA